The following are encoded together in the Dermacoccus nishinomiyaensis genome:
- a CDS encoding NAD(P)H-quinone dehydrogenase, with the protein MSSRKKSVVVIGGGPGGYESALVAAQLGAQVTVIDRDGLGGAAVLTDCVPSKTLIATSDFLSRFEAAGRLGVGFEGNEENQHAHANLGQVNERILRLAKAQSVDIQAQLESVGVRIRRGTGRVKGHGWVEAELTNGETEDIRADVILLAMGTTPRVMDTAKPDGERILTWKDIYNLTEVPEKLIVVGSGVTGAELAHAYLGLGADVTLVSSRDRVLPGQDADAATVIENVFRRRGMTVLNRSRAMAATREGDTVVVTLEDGRKVEGTHAILAVGSIPQTKGIGLEAAGVDLTDSGHIVTDRVSRTSAQGIYAAGDCTGVYPLASVAAMQGRVAMHHALGDAVQPLNLRGVTANIFTDPEIATVGYSQADVEEGKIEARVVTLPLSTNPRAKMRNITDGFVKLFARPGSNTIIGGVVVAPQASELIYPIGMAVANRLTVDQVANTFSVYPSMTGSIAEAARRLHSSDVF; encoded by the coding sequence GTGAGCTCACGGAAGAAGTCTGTCGTCGTCATCGGTGGTGGCCCGGGCGGTTATGAATCCGCGCTCGTCGCCGCCCAGCTCGGTGCGCAGGTCACGGTCATCGACCGTGACGGCCTCGGTGGTGCCGCGGTGCTCACCGACTGCGTCCCCTCCAAGACCCTGATCGCCACCTCCGACTTCCTCTCGCGCTTCGAGGCGGCCGGCCGCCTCGGCGTCGGCTTCGAGGGCAACGAGGAGAACCAGCACGCGCACGCCAACCTGGGCCAGGTCAACGAGCGCATCCTGCGCCTGGCGAAGGCGCAGTCCGTCGACATCCAGGCTCAGCTCGAGAGTGTCGGCGTGCGCATCCGGCGCGGCACCGGCCGCGTCAAGGGCCACGGGTGGGTCGAGGCCGAGCTCACGAACGGCGAGACCGAGGACATCCGCGCCGACGTCATCCTCCTCGCGATGGGCACGACCCCGCGCGTCATGGACACCGCGAAGCCCGACGGCGAGCGCATCCTGACGTGGAAGGACATCTACAACCTCACCGAGGTCCCCGAGAAGCTCATCGTCGTCGGTTCTGGTGTCACCGGTGCCGAACTCGCGCACGCCTACCTCGGCCTCGGCGCCGACGTCACGCTCGTCAGCTCGCGTGACCGCGTGCTGCCCGGCCAGGACGCCGACGCGGCCACCGTCATCGAGAACGTCTTCCGCCGCCGCGGCATGACGGTCCTCAACCGCAGCCGCGCCATGGCCGCAACGCGTGAAGGCGACACGGTCGTCGTGACGCTCGAGGACGGACGCAAGGTCGAAGGGACGCACGCGATCCTCGCCGTGGGTTCGATCCCGCAGACGAAGGGCATCGGCCTCGAGGCCGCGGGCGTCGACCTCACCGACTCGGGCCACATCGTCACCGACCGCGTCTCGCGCACGAGCGCGCAGGGCATCTATGCCGCCGGCGACTGCACGGGCGTCTACCCGCTCGCGTCCGTCGCAGCGATGCAGGGGCGCGTCGCCATGCACCATGCCCTCGGCGACGCGGTGCAGCCGCTCAACCTGCGCGGCGTCACGGCCAACATCTTCACCGACCCCGAGATCGCGACGGTCGGCTACAGCCAGGCCGACGTCGAGGAGGGCAAGATCGAGGCGCGCGTCGTCACGCTGCCGCTTTCGACGAACCCGCGCGCCAAGATGCGCAACATCACCGACGGCTTCGTCAAGCTGTTCGCCCGCCCGGGATCGAACACGATCATCGGCGGCGTCGTCGTCGCGCCGCAGGCCTCGGAGCTGATCTACCCGATCGGCATGGCCGTCGCGAACCGCCTGACGGTCGACCAGGTCGCCAACACGTTCTCGGTGTACCCGTCGATGACGGGTTCGATCGCCGAGGCCGCACGTCGTCTGCACAGCAGCGACGTCTTCTGA
- a CDS encoding aldo/keto reductase → MAENTNVPTVTLQAGSASIEMPQLGFGVWQVENDGASAAVQEALKVGYRSIDTARIYDNEEGVGHGIAASDVPRSDIFLTTKVWNDDQGADSTKKAFDASIERLGGESILPLDLYLIHWPTPEKDTYVDTFKAMLELRDAGKIRAVGVCNFEPEHLQRLKDETGEFPAINQVELHPKFQQKAVRDFCADNGIVVEAWSPLGQGGDILTNPVLEGIAERVGKTVAQVIIRWHLQIGNVVIPKSVTPARIAENFDVLDFELTEDDLHAISDLDDKDGRIGSHPNDLN, encoded by the coding sequence ATGGCTGAGAACACGAACGTCCCCACCGTGACCCTCCAGGCCGGCTCGGCGAGCATCGAGATGCCGCAGTTGGGCTTCGGTGTCTGGCAGGTCGAGAACGACGGCGCATCCGCCGCCGTGCAGGAAGCCCTGAAGGTCGGCTACCGCAGCATCGACACCGCCCGCATCTACGACAACGAAGAAGGCGTCGGGCATGGCATCGCCGCCTCCGACGTGCCGCGCAGCGACATCTTCCTCACGACGAAGGTCTGGAACGACGACCAGGGGGCCGACTCGACGAAGAAGGCCTTCGACGCCTCCATCGAACGCCTCGGCGGCGAATCGATCCTGCCGCTCGACCTCTACCTCATCCACTGGCCCACGCCCGAGAAGGACACCTACGTCGACACCTTCAAGGCGATGCTCGAACTGCGCGACGCCGGCAAGATCCGCGCCGTCGGCGTCTGCAACTTCGAACCCGAGCACCTGCAGCGCCTCAAGGACGAGACCGGCGAGTTCCCCGCCATCAACCAGGTCGAACTGCACCCCAAGTTCCAGCAGAAGGCCGTCCGTGACTTCTGCGCTGACAACGGCATCGTCGTCGAAGCCTGGAGCCCCCTCGGCCAGGGCGGCGACATCCTCACCAACCCCGTGCTCGAAGGAATCGCCGAACGCGTCGGCAAGACCGTCGCGCAGGTCATCATCCGCTGGCACCTGCAGATCGGCAACGTCGTCATCCCCAAGTCCGTGACGCCCGCCCGCATCGCCGAGAACTTCGACGTCCTCGACTTCGAACTCACCGAAGACGACCTCCACGCCATCAGCGACCTCGACGACAAGGACGGCCGCATCGGCTCGCACCCGAACGACCTGAATTGA
- a CDS encoding serine/threonine-protein kinase, producing MGEMFAGRYELIDQIGEGGMGSVWRVNDHKSRRLVAAKLLRQSDAGSLLRFMREQGMRIEHNHVVTPLGWAGEDGRVIFTMPLIDGGSLSELVKENGALPYPLVAELMRQILDGLDACHSAGIVHRDIKPANILLEATGMGRPSAWITDFGIAVSVDAPRLTSNEMVLGTPGYMSPEQAKGDDPDPRQDLYSAGMMGLHMLTGIKPGASIRVRKDDVPPRPEGIPYSLWNLLVALADPVADRRPANARDALSWLMLPENAWQEWAARPIPDRLPEMTTSGEFVRLEAGAAARALDGFTDSSAAPATVIDGAAVRRRPTVKAWIAAPAALAAAIAAAFALWQPWGAGDGAYDPQLANTGGVCAYADAGTTAQTTSGKTLTCTEKDGSYSWQG from the coding sequence ATGGGTGAGATGTTCGCTGGACGCTACGAACTCATCGACCAGATCGGTGAGGGCGGCATGGGGTCCGTGTGGCGCGTCAACGACCACAAGTCGCGCCGCCTCGTCGCAGCGAAACTGTTGCGCCAGTCCGACGCCGGATCGCTGCTGCGCTTCATGCGCGAACAAGGCATGCGCATCGAGCACAATCACGTCGTCACCCCCCTCGGCTGGGCCGGCGAGGACGGCCGCGTCATCTTCACGATGCCCCTCATCGACGGTGGCTCGCTCAGCGAACTCGTCAAGGAGAACGGCGCCCTGCCCTACCCGCTGGTCGCCGAACTCATGCGCCAGATCCTCGACGGACTCGACGCCTGCCACAGCGCCGGCATCGTGCACCGCGACATCAAACCCGCCAACATCCTGCTCGAAGCGACCGGCATGGGCCGCCCCTCCGCGTGGATCACCGACTTCGGCATCGCCGTCAGCGTCGACGCGCCCCGCCTCACGAGCAACGAGATGGTTCTCGGCACACCGGGCTACATGTCGCCTGAGCAGGCCAAGGGCGACGATCCCGACCCCCGTCAGGATCTGTACTCCGCCGGAATGATGGGCCTGCACATGCTGACCGGCATCAAACCCGGAGCGAGCATCCGTGTCCGCAAGGACGACGTGCCCCCGCGCCCCGAGGGTATCCCCTACTCGCTGTGGAACCTGCTCGTCGCCCTCGCCGATCCCGTCGCCGACCGGCGGCCCGCCAACGCGCGCGACGCCCTCAGCTGGCTCATGCTCCCGGAGAACGCCTGGCAGGAATGGGCGGCCCGCCCGATCCCCGACCGCCTGCCCGAGATGACGACGTCAGGGGAGTTCGTCCGCCTCGAGGCAGGTGCGGCCGCCCGCGCCCTCGACGGCTTCACGGACTCCTCCGCGGCGCCCGCCACGGTCATCGACGGCGCAGCGGTGCGCCGTCGCCCCACCGTCAAGGCGTGGATCGCGGCTCCGGCCGCTCTGGCGGCGGCCATCGCGGCAGCGTTCGCGCTCTGGCAGCCGTGGGGCGCGGGCGACGGCGCGTACGACCCGCAGCTCGCCAACACCGGCGGCGTCTGCGCCTACGCCGACGCCGGCACGACCGCCCAGACGACGAGCGGCAAGACCCTCACCTGCACCGAGAAGGACGGCTCGTACTCCTGGCAGGGCTGA
- a CDS encoding purine-nucleoside phosphorylase — MTQQTTSPLSDPSVDPFEIARDAARVIAERTGVEKHDVALVLGSGWGQTADLIGEVKATIDNTDVPGFGAAAVAGHSGQMRSIEIEGSGKRALVYGTRTHFYEGKGVRAVVHGVRTAAAAGCDTVVLTNGCGGLRPEWGPGTPVLMSDHINLTATSPLEGATFVDLTDLYSPRLRDVARSIDSSLDEGVYAQFTGPHYETPAEVRMAKTLGADLVGMSTALEAIAARHAGLEVLGISLVTNPAAGISPTPLDHAEVIEAGRAAAERCGQLLSGIVRAL; from the coding sequence GTGACTCAGCAGACCACTTCGCCCCTGTCCGATCCGAGCGTCGATCCCTTCGAGATCGCGCGTGACGCCGCGCGCGTCATCGCCGAACGCACGGGCGTCGAGAAGCACGACGTGGCGCTCGTCCTCGGCTCCGGCTGGGGCCAGACCGCCGACCTCATCGGCGAGGTCAAGGCGACGATCGACAACACCGACGTGCCCGGGTTCGGCGCGGCGGCCGTCGCTGGTCACAGCGGGCAGATGCGCTCGATCGAGATCGAGGGCAGTGGCAAGCGCGCCCTCGTCTACGGCACGCGCACGCACTTCTACGAGGGCAAGGGGGTGCGCGCCGTCGTCCACGGCGTGCGTACCGCCGCGGCGGCCGGGTGCGACACCGTGGTGCTGACGAACGGGTGCGGCGGCCTGCGCCCGGAGTGGGGCCCGGGCACGCCCGTGCTCATGAGCGATCACATCAACCTGACGGCCACCTCGCCGCTCGAGGGCGCGACGTTCGTCGACCTCACCGACCTGTACTCACCGCGCCTGCGCGACGTGGCGCGTTCGATCGACTCCTCGCTCGACGAGGGCGTCTACGCGCAGTTCACCGGGCCGCACTACGAGACGCCCGCCGAGGTGCGCATGGCGAAGACGCTCGGCGCCGACCTCGTCGGCATGTCGACGGCCCTCGAGGCCATCGCGGCGCGTCACGCGGGCCTCGAGGTGCTCGGCATCTCCCTCGTCACGAACCCGGCGGCGGGTATCAGCCCCACTCCGCTCGACCACGCCGAGGTCATCGAAGCCGGGCGGGCAGCGGCCGAGCGGTGTGGGCAGTTGCTGTCGGGCATCGTCCGGGCGCTGTGA
- a CDS encoding phospho-sugar mutase, translated as MTTDTAHLLDQARAWIADDPDEVTRAELESVVAAAESGDAAALDDLADRFRGLLAFGTAGLRGALGAGPNRMNRVVVLRAAAGLTRYLQTSLGKRDVTVVIGYDARTNSDVFAADTAAVVTAAGGRALVLPRPLATPVLAFAIRYVGADAGVMVTASHNPPQDNGYKVYLGDGSQVVPPADAEIAAAIDTFPSAASIERAEDGWETLGDDLEADYRDACVASITPGGPRDVAVVHTALHGVGSTTLLAAFEQAGFARPTPVASQEQPDPRFPTVSFPNPEEPGAIDAALDLAREVRPDIVIASDPDADRCAVAAPDPRCASAEDPQGWRMLRGDEVGVLLGQRALDLAATGALHGVDGGAPVLANSIVSSRQLGAMAADAGVAHVETLTGFKWIARVPDIAYGYEEALGYCTAPSVARDKDGISAGLAVAELAAGLKAEGRTLVDLLDDLARRHGVYASDSFSIRVAELAQIPAIMAALRERPATQIGDVVVAQFHDLALGDGGLPPTDGLRYLLADGTRVIVRPSGTEPKVKVYLEAIVPVDDLAPGVDDALAAARAEAARRLAATRRAMEELTAL; from the coding sequence ATGACGACCGACACGGCCCACCTGCTCGACCAGGCACGTGCCTGGATCGCCGACGACCCCGACGAGGTGACACGCGCAGAACTCGAATCCGTCGTGGCGGCAGCCGAATCCGGCGACGCTGCGGCGCTCGATGATCTGGCCGATCGATTCCGCGGACTGCTCGCCTTCGGTACCGCGGGCCTGCGCGGCGCGCTCGGAGCCGGGCCCAACCGCATGAACCGCGTCGTCGTCCTTCGTGCTGCGGCGGGGCTCACGCGCTACCTGCAGACCTCGCTCGGCAAGCGGGACGTCACGGTCGTCATCGGGTACGACGCGCGCACGAACAGTGACGTGTTCGCCGCCGACACCGCGGCCGTCGTCACCGCTGCGGGCGGGCGGGCGCTCGTCCTGCCGCGTCCGCTGGCGACGCCGGTGCTCGCGTTCGCGATCCGGTACGTCGGGGCTGATGCGGGCGTCATGGTGACGGCGAGCCACAACCCGCCGCAGGACAACGGCTACAAGGTCTACCTCGGCGACGGCAGCCAGGTCGTCCCGCCCGCCGACGCCGAAATAGCCGCGGCGATCGACACGTTCCCGTCCGCGGCGTCGATCGAGCGTGCCGAGGACGGCTGGGAGACCCTCGGCGACGACCTCGAGGCCGATTACCGCGACGCCTGTGTCGCCTCGATCACCCCGGGCGGACCGCGCGACGTCGCCGTCGTCCACACGGCGCTGCATGGCGTCGGGTCGACGACGCTGCTCGCGGCGTTCGAGCAGGCCGGTTTCGCGCGCCCGACGCCCGTCGCGTCGCAGGAACAGCCCGACCCGCGCTTCCCCACCGTCAGCTTCCCGAATCCAGAAGAGCCCGGCGCGATCGACGCGGCGCTCGACCTCGCGCGCGAGGTGCGGCCCGACATCGTCATCGCCTCCGACCCGGACGCCGACCGCTGCGCCGTCGCCGCGCCCGACCCGAGGTGCGCGTCGGCTGAGGACCCCCAGGGGTGGCGCATGCTGCGCGGTGACGAGGTGGGGGTGCTGCTCGGGCAGCGTGCACTCGACCTCGCTGCGACCGGCGCGCTGCACGGCGTCGACGGGGGCGCGCCCGTGCTCGCCAACAGCATCGTCAGCTCGCGCCAGCTCGGCGCGATGGCGGCCGATGCGGGCGTCGCGCACGTCGAGACGCTGACCGGGTTCAAGTGGATCGCCCGGGTGCCCGACATTGCCTACGGCTACGAGGAGGCGCTCGGGTACTGCACCGCGCCGTCCGTCGCGCGCGACAAGGACGGCATCTCCGCGGGCCTCGCCGTCGCGGAACTGGCGGCCGGGTTGAAGGCCGAGGGCCGCACCCTCGTCGACCTGCTCGACGACCTCGCCCGCCGCCACGGCGTGTACGCGAGCGACTCGTTCAGCATCCGCGTCGCCGAGCTGGCGCAGATCCCCGCCATCATGGCGGCCCTGCGCGAACGACCTGCGACGCAGATCGGAGACGTCGTCGTCGCGCAGTTCCACGACCTCGCCCTCGGTGACGGCGGCCTGCCGCCGACCGACGGCCTGCGCTACCTGCTCGCCGACGGCACCCGCGTCATCGTGCGCCCGAGCGGAACCGAGCCGAAGGTCAAGGTCTACCTCGAGGCGATCGTGCCCGTGGACGACCTGGCGCCCGGCGTGGACGACGCCCTGGCCGCGGCGCGTGCGGAGGCGGCCCGCCGTCTCGCCGCGACGCGGCGTGCGATGGAGGAGCTCACCGCACTGTGA
- a CDS encoding Maf family protein, producing the protein MTVLVLASKSPARLATLRSAGIEPFVLVSDVDEDAAVVAARAQHDGPDELAAEDVALLLANAKCEAVASVLAQDEVPAETPDAFIEDGGIILGCDSVLEFDGAILGKPADAADARARWQAMRGRSGTLHTGHWIVDDRVEGTGATFGAVSSTIVHFADLDDAEIDAYVATGEPLWVAGAFTIDGLAGAYVERIEGDPHTVVGLGLPLLREMLAEIGVAWHELWNMAA; encoded by the coding sequence ATGACCGTCCTCGTGCTCGCCTCGAAGTCCCCCGCCCGCCTCGCGACCCTGCGCAGCGCCGGCATCGAACCGTTCGTCCTCGTCTCCGACGTCGACGAGGACGCTGCCGTGGTCGCCGCCCGCGCGCAGCACGACGGGCCGGACGAACTCGCCGCCGAGGACGTGGCGCTGCTGCTCGCGAACGCGAAGTGCGAGGCCGTCGCGTCGGTGCTCGCGCAGGACGAGGTTCCGGCCGAGACGCCCGACGCGTTCATCGAGGACGGCGGCATCATCCTGGGGTGCGACTCGGTGCTCGAGTTCGACGGTGCGATCCTCGGCAAGCCCGCGGACGCCGCCGACGCCCGCGCGCGCTGGCAGGCGATGCGGGGGCGCAGCGGCACCCTGCACACCGGTCACTGGATCGTCGACGACCGTGTCGAGGGCACCGGCGCGACGTTCGGTGCCGTCTCGTCGACGATCGTCCACTTCGCCGACCTTGACGACGCGGAGATCGACGCCTACGTCGCCACCGGCGAACCGCTGTGGGTGGCGGGCGCGTTCACGATCGACGGCCTCGCGGGCGCCTACGTCGAACGCATCGAGGGCGACCCGCACACCGTCGTCGGCCTCGGTCTGCCGCTGCTGCGCGAGATGCTCGCCGAGATCGGCGTCGCCTGGCACGAGCTGTGGAACATGGCAGCCTGA
- a CDS encoding acetyl/propionyl/methylcrotonyl-CoA carboxylase subunit alpha — translation MSSVTKVLIANRGEIAVRIARAAKDDGIASVAVYAEPDRDALHVRVADEAYSLGGSTPGDSYLVVDKILDVAKRSGADAVHPGYGFLAENAEFAQSVLDAGLTWIGPSPAAIDSLGDKVKARHIATKAGAPLVPGTKDPVDDADEVVAFAKEHGLPVAIKAAYGGGGRGLKVARTIEEIPSLYESAVREAVTAFGRGECFVERFLDSPRHVETQCLADNHGNVVVVSTRDCSLQRRNQKLVEEAPAPFVSDEQHAELLRASKAILREAGYSGAGTCEYLIGTDGVISFLEVNTRLQVEHPVSEEVTGIDLVREQFRIARGEELGYDDPTPHAHSIEFRLNGEDAGRNFLPAPGTVEKFEAPSGPGVRVDSGVVSGDVIGGAFDSMLAKIIVTGRTRKEALERSRRALDETVIEGMPTVLPFHRVVVEDPAFAPEFTDAPDAPFSVHTRWIETEFDNQISPYDGTPEAAAEQAARQSVVVEVGGKRLEVSLPGALAVSSGAGKGSSAGPRRAARKGGGGAAASGDSLTAPMQGTVVKVAIEDGTTVEAGDTIVVIEAMKMEQPITAHKAGVVSGLAATVGETVTAGTVLAQIKDVDA, via the coding sequence ATGAGTTCTGTCACCAAGGTCCTGATCGCCAACCGTGGCGAGATCGCAGTCCGTATTGCGCGAGCGGCGAAAGACGACGGCATCGCCTCCGTGGCCGTCTACGCCGAACCCGACCGTGACGCTCTGCACGTGCGCGTCGCCGATGAGGCCTACTCCCTCGGCGGCTCGACGCCCGGTGATTCCTATCTCGTCGTCGACAAGATCCTCGACGTCGCGAAGCGTTCCGGCGCTGACGCCGTCCACCCCGGGTACGGTTTCCTCGCGGAGAACGCCGAGTTCGCGCAGTCCGTCCTCGATGCGGGCCTGACGTGGATCGGGCCGTCGCCCGCCGCCATCGACTCGCTCGGCGACAAGGTCAAGGCGCGTCACATCGCGACGAAGGCCGGCGCTCCCCTCGTGCCCGGTACGAAGGATCCGGTCGACGACGCGGACGAGGTCGTCGCGTTCGCGAAGGAGCACGGCCTGCCCGTTGCCATCAAGGCCGCCTACGGCGGTGGCGGACGCGGCCTCAAGGTCGCGCGAACGATCGAGGAGATCCCGTCGCTGTACGAGTCGGCTGTGCGCGAGGCCGTCACGGCGTTCGGGCGCGGCGAGTGCTTCGTCGAGCGCTTCCTCGACAGCCCGCGCCACGTCGAGACGCAGTGCCTCGCCGACAACCACGGCAACGTCGTCGTCGTCTCGACGCGTGACTGCTCGCTGCAGCGCCGCAACCAGAAGCTCGTGGAGGAGGCGCCGGCGCCGTTCGTCAGTGACGAGCAGCACGCCGAGCTGCTGCGGGCGTCGAAGGCGATCCTGCGCGAGGCGGGTTACTCGGGTGCGGGCACCTGCGAGTACCTCATCGGCACCGACGGCGTCATCAGCTTCCTCGAGGTCAACACGCGCCTGCAGGTCGAGCACCCCGTCTCCGAGGAGGTGACGGGTATCGACCTCGTGCGCGAGCAGTTCCGCATCGCCCGCGGCGAGGAGCTCGGTTATGACGACCCGACGCCGCACGCACACTCGATCGAGTTCCGCCTCAACGGCGAGGACGCAGGCCGAAACTTCCTGCCGGCGCCGGGCACCGTCGAGAAGTTCGAGGCGCCGAGCGGGCCGGGTGTGCGCGTCGATTCGGGTGTCGTCTCCGGCGACGTCATCGGTGGCGCGTTCGACTCGATGCTCGCGAAGATCATCGTGACGGGCCGCACCCGCAAGGAAGCGCTCGAGCGCTCGCGCCGCGCGCTGGACGAGACCGTCATCGAGGGCATGCCGACGGTGCTGCCGTTCCACCGCGTCGTCGTCGAGGATCCGGCGTTCGCGCCCGAGTTCACCGACGCCCCCGACGCGCCGTTCAGCGTGCACACGCGCTGGATCGAGACGGAGTTCGACAACCAGATCTCGCCGTACGATGGCACGCCCGAGGCCGCGGCCGAGCAGGCTGCCCGTCAGAGCGTCGTCGTCGAGGTCGGCGGCAAGCGCCTCGAGGTGTCGCTACCGGGCGCCCTCGCCGTGAGTTCCGGAGCGGGCAAGGGCTCCTCGGCCGGCCCGCGTCGCGCCGCACGCAAGGGCGGTGGCGGCGCCGCGGCGAGCGGTGACTCGCTCACCGCGCCGATGCAGGGCACCGTCGTCAAGGTGGCCATAGAGGACGGCACCACGGTCGAAGCCGGCGACACGATCGTCGTCATCGAGGCGATGAAGATGGAGCAGCCGATCACCGCGCACAAGGCGGGCGTCGTCAGCGGCCTCGCCGCGACCGTCGGCGAGACGGTGACGGCCGGCACGGTCCTCGCGCAGATCAAGGACGTCGACGCCTGA
- a CDS encoding TetR/AcrR family transcriptional regulator: MTRTSAPSDAACENPRRAALLDAATSVLATSGLRGLTHRAVDRQAGFPEGTCSVSFRTRAALLAGLTTHVGSRVAVQVRALGEQIPSGTDDPLATAPFATALLERWVTQDDGALMVAILELSLESLRTPELAPAVGECRSELVSIVETIVCRTSETGARSDSRLRAETAVASIEGIVLSALAQPAERRGPYIDKTLRMVLLGTASPEDARPTH; this comes from the coding sequence ATGACGAGGACGAGCGCGCCCAGCGATGCCGCCTGCGAGAACCCACGCCGGGCGGCGCTGCTCGACGCAGCGACGAGCGTCCTCGCGACGAGTGGGCTGCGTGGGCTGACGCACCGGGCGGTCGATCGTCAGGCGGGTTTTCCCGAGGGCACGTGCTCGGTCAGCTTCCGCACGCGCGCCGCGCTGCTCGCCGGCCTGACGACGCACGTCGGCTCCCGCGTGGCCGTGCAGGTCCGCGCGCTGGGCGAGCAGATCCCGTCCGGCACCGACGACCCGCTCGCCACCGCACCGTTCGCGACGGCCCTGCTCGAACGCTGGGTGACGCAGGACGACGGCGCGTTGATGGTCGCGATCCTCGAACTGTCCCTCGAGTCGCTGCGCACGCCCGAGCTCGCGCCGGCCGTGGGGGAGTGTCGCAGCGAGCTCGTCAGCATCGTCGAGACGATCGTGTGCCGCACCTCGGAGACCGGCGCGCGCTCCGATTCGCGTCTGCGCGCCGAGACGGCCGTCGCGAGCATCGAGGGCATCGTCCTGTCGGCGCTCGCGCAGCCTGCGGAGCGTCGCGGCCCGTACATCGACAAGACGCTGCGCATGGTGCTGCTCGGCACCGCGTCGCCAGAGGACGCGCGCCCCACGCACTGA
- a CDS encoding uridine kinase family protein — MGARGALARVIVVSGPSGSGKSRLARQLCASHGWPFVNLDDFYRDHDAPDLPRFASGEIDWDNAGTWNVEAAAQSLERLCRTGATDVPQYSISQSRATGTHSVTLDGARFVVAEGIFAPDVIAPLAERGVLGEAWCLRRNRTVTAARRFIRDVAERRKPPLVLVRRGARLWRDEPELVRAHLARGAQPVTFSEAVRRAAALQSSAI; from the coding sequence GTGGGCGCGCGGGGAGCGCTCGCCCGCGTCATCGTCGTGTCGGGGCCGTCGGGCAGCGGCAAGTCGCGGCTGGCTCGCCAGTTGTGCGCGAGCCACGGGTGGCCGTTCGTCAATCTCGACGACTTCTACCGCGATCACGACGCGCCCGATCTGCCGCGGTTCGCCTCGGGCGAGATCGACTGGGACAACGCCGGCACGTGGAACGTCGAGGCCGCTGCGCAGTCGCTGGAGCGGTTGTGCCGCACCGGTGCCACCGACGTGCCGCAGTACTCGATCTCGCAGAGTCGTGCGACGGGCACGCACTCCGTCACGCTCGACGGAGCCCGGTTCGTCGTCGCCGAGGGCATCTTCGCGCCCGACGTCATCGCCCCGCTCGCCGAGCGCGGTGTGCTCGGCGAGGCGTGGTGCCTGCGTCGCAACCGGACGGTGACTGCGGCCCGGCGGTTCATCCGCGACGTGGCCGAGCGCCGCAAGCCCCCGCTCGTCCTCGTGCGGCGTGGGGCGCGGCTGTGGCGGGACGAACCCGAACTCGTCAGAGCGCACCTGGCGCGCGGCGCCCAACCCGTCACGTTCTCCGAGGCCGTGCGCCGCGCTGCGGCGCTGCAGTCGTCAGCGATCTGA